Proteins encoded together in one uncultured Desulfobacter sp. window:
- the selD gene encoding selenide, water dikinase SelD, translated as MDKLEQVFLTRTVKAAGUAAKLDPGALDKIVSKLELPSHPDLVIGLEHPDDAGVFRLSDETAIVQTLDFLTPVADDPYEFGQIAAANSLSDVYAMGGTPITVMNIVCFPSCDLAAGILPRILEGGLDKIKESGAALVGGHSVDDPEIKYGLSVTGIVHPDRVWANSRAQVGDAVILTKPIGTGIISTAVKGGLASGDQVQQAVKIMSTLNKEAALIAKNFEVHACTDVTGFGLGGHLIEAAKGAGLRIEIYTEKVEVLDGVMAFASMGLFPGGAHKNKSFFAPQTCVAKGIDPVKSDLMFDPQTSGGLLLFMAQEQAVQCADIMEKNGIPARLIGRVKGPYTNGFLDIM; from the coding sequence ATGGATAAACTGGAACAGGTTTTTTTAACCCGCACGGTAAAAGCAGCTGGTTGAGCGGCTAAACTAGATCCAGGGGCCCTGGATAAAATTGTGTCAAAACTAGAATTGCCGTCCCATCCGGATTTAGTCATCGGGCTTGAACACCCGGATGATGCCGGTGTATTTCGCCTTTCTGACGAGACGGCCATTGTTCAGACCCTTGATTTTTTGACGCCTGTAGCGGACGATCCGTATGAGTTCGGCCAGATTGCTGCGGCCAATTCATTGTCCGATGTCTATGCCATGGGGGGCACGCCTATTACAGTGATGAATATCGTCTGTTTTCCGTCATGCGATCTTGCCGCAGGTATTCTTCCCCGGATTCTTGAAGGCGGGCTCGATAAAATCAAAGAGTCTGGCGCAGCCCTTGTGGGTGGGCATTCCGTGGATGATCCCGAAATCAAGTACGGGCTGTCTGTCACCGGTATCGTTCATCCGGACCGGGTCTGGGCCAACAGTCGGGCACAGGTAGGGGATGCCGTCATTTTGACCAAACCCATCGGCACCGGTATTATCTCCACGGCGGTCAAAGGTGGACTTGCATCCGGGGACCAGGTTCAGCAGGCTGTAAAAATCATGTCCACCCTGAACAAAGAGGCTGCCTTGATTGCTAAAAATTTCGAGGTGCATGCCTGTACAGATGTTACAGGCTTTGGGCTTGGCGGACATCTGATTGAAGCGGCCAAAGGTGCAGGGCTGCGTATTGAAATTTATACGGAAAAGGTCGAGGTGCTGGACGGCGTAATGGCGTTTGCCTCCATGGGGCTGTTCCCGGGTGGTGCCCATAAAAATAAAAGTTTTTTTGCACCACAGACTTGTGTGGCCAAAGGAATAGACCCGGTGAAAAGTGATTTAATGTTCGATCCCCAGACATCCGGCGGGCTTTTGCTTTTTATGGCCCAGGAACAAGCTGTGCAATGTGCAGATATTATGGAGAAAAACGGCATCCCGGCAAGGTTGATCGGGCGTGTTAAAGGGCCGTATACCAACGGATTCCTTGATATTATGTAA
- the pgeF gene encoding peptidoglycan editing factor PgeF, with the protein MAVPDPLTFDHLNAFPGVAHGVFPRAGGYSKGAFSGLNVGLSTGDDPGIVNRNRSLILSSLGLPRILFLNQVHGTDIAVIKSEKDAAGAVWTGQHQAPLKIFEADAAVTNLKGLGLVIQVADCQAVILYDPQKEVIANIHSGWRGSVGDILGHCIKTMVSEFGCAPATIRAGISPSLGPCCAQFVNYKQEIPKKLWHYKEKDRPYFDFWQISRGQLRDHGVLDEHIETMGLCTRCRTDLFYSYRKNKATGRFAAVISLKS; encoded by the coding sequence ATGGCGGTACCTGACCCGTTAACATTCGATCATCTGAACGCATTTCCAGGGGTGGCTCACGGCGTTTTTCCCAGGGCCGGCGGATACAGCAAGGGCGCCTTTTCAGGATTGAATGTCGGATTAAGCACCGGCGACGATCCTGGTATTGTCAACCGGAACAGGTCGTTGATACTGTCCTCTCTGGGCTTGCCCCGGATTTTGTTTTTAAATCAGGTCCATGGTACTGACATTGCTGTAATCAAGTCAGAAAAGGATGCGGCCGGCGCAGTATGGACAGGGCAGCACCAGGCACCTTTGAAAATATTTGAAGCCGATGCCGCTGTTACAAACCTTAAAGGTTTAGGGCTTGTTATCCAGGTGGCAGACTGCCAGGCCGTCATTTTATATGACCCGCAAAAAGAAGTGATTGCCAATATCCATTCCGGGTGGCGGGGTAGTGTAGGCGATATTTTAGGGCATTGCATCAAAACCATGGTCTCTGAGTTTGGCTGTGCCCCTGCAACTATCCGGGCAGGTATATCTCCTTCCCTTGGACCTTGTTGCGCACAGTTTGTTAATTATAAGCAAGAAATTCCTAAAAAATTATGGCATTATAAAGAGAAAGATCGTCCCTATTTTGATTTCTGGCAGATATCCCGAGGTCAGCTTAGGGATCATGGTGTTTTGGATGAACATATTGAAACCATGGGGCTTTGTACACGGTGCCGCACGGATCTGTTTTATTCTTACAGGAAAAATAAGGCCACCGGGCGCTTTGCCGCAGTGATTTCTCTTAAAAGTTAA
- the rfaE2 gene encoding D-glycero-beta-D-manno-heptose 1-phosphate adenylyltransferase translates to MCTVNMVNKIVERDEMCRLAREYKSLGRTVVFTNGCFDILHAGHVAYLQKAKSFGDVLVLGLNSDLSVQRIKGDLRPVICQAQRARVVAALSCVDHVVLFDAPDPEDLIRGIVPQILVKGADWPEDKIIGAKFVKDCGGRVARVAFEEDISTSKIIERIGQRFYGGT, encoded by the coding sequence ATGTGTACGGTTAATATGGTTAATAAAATTGTCGAGCGGGATGAGATGTGCCGTCTGGCCCGTGAATACAAAAGCCTTGGCCGGACGGTCGTATTTACAAACGGCTGTTTTGACATTCTTCATGCAGGCCATGTGGCCTACCTTCAAAAAGCAAAATCATTTGGGGATGTGCTTGTGCTGGGGCTGAACTCCGATCTGTCTGTCCAGCGAATCAAAGGCGATCTGCGGCCGGTGATCTGCCAGGCGCAGCGGGCTCGCGTTGTGGCCGCCTTAAGCTGTGTCGATCATGTGGTGTTGTTCGATGCCCCTGATCCGGAGGATTTGATCCGGGGTATTGTTCCCCAGATTCTAGTTAAGGGGGCGGACTGGCCCGAGGATAAAATTATCGGGGCGAAGTTTGTAAAAGACTGCGGCGGGCGTGTGGCGCGTGTGGCGTTTGAGGAGGATATCTCCACATCAAAAATCATTGAACGCATTGGGCAAAGATTTTATGGCGGTACCTGA
- a CDS encoding carbon-nitrogen family hydrolase, which translates to MTTQFKAGAVQFDVKDGDVRGNLSVALGHLEHLAEQGASLGVCPEFFLTGFDNENMIQLMPDVKEGIQRLSEFARKRAMAVAGSLPEQEDGLIFNTLYFIDRDGEIRVRYRKLHLFPLTGEDLYYTRGDEMVTADTSLGHVGAMICYDLRFPELARRLFLNGAQLFVVSAQWPLTRVAHWQTLIQARAIENQAWFICCNRTGTDINGLVFPGSSMIVDPNGSVLALGDDKSGIIKADVDMDLVDRVRQAIPVGQDRRGDVYG; encoded by the coding sequence ATGACAACACAGTTTAAGGCTGGTGCCGTCCAGTTTGATGTGAAAGACGGGGATGTCAGGGGCAATCTTTCTGTTGCCCTTGGGCATCTAGAACACTTGGCAGAGCAGGGCGCATCCCTTGGGGTCTGCCCGGAGTTTTTTTTAACCGGATTTGACAATGAAAATATGATCCAGCTAATGCCGGATGTAAAAGAGGGGATTCAACGTCTATCTGAATTTGCCCGCAAGCGCGCCATGGCCGTTGCCGGAAGTTTGCCGGAGCAAGAAGACGGTTTGATATTCAATACCCTCTATTTTATTGACAGAGACGGTGAGATTCGGGTCCGGTATCGCAAACTGCATCTGTTCCCGTTGACCGGTGAGGATTTGTACTATACCCGGGGAGATGAAATGGTGACGGCGGATACCAGTCTGGGTCATGTCGGTGCAATGATCTGCTATGATCTGCGATTCCCCGAACTTGCCCGCCGCCTTTTCCTTAATGGAGCACAGCTTTTTGTGGTCAGTGCCCAGTGGCCCCTGACCCGGGTGGCTCATTGGCAGACATTAATCCAGGCACGGGCCATTGAAAACCAGGCTTGGTTTATCTGCTGCAACCGTACGGGCACCGACATCAACGGACTTGTTTTTCCAGGCAGTTCAATGATTGTTGATCCCAACGGGTCTGTTCTTGCCCTAGGCGATGATAAGTCCGGTATCATTAAGGCTGACGTTGACATGGATCTGGTGGATCGGGTGCGGCAAGCCATTCCCGTTGGACAGGATCGCAGGGGGGATGTGTACGGTTAA
- a CDS encoding 3-deoxy-7-phosphoheptulonate synthase class II — protein MTNQNGWTKSSWKNYTALQQPNWPDQNALEKVTKDLALLPPLVFAGEIRTLKDLLAKASKGEAFLIQGGDCSEDFSQVTAPTIRETMKVLLQMAVVMAYAGGKPAIKVGRIAGQFAKPRSSDTETVDGVELPSYRGDMVNKNEFSIKARTPNPKYMLKGYYLAASTLNLLRAFTRGGYAALHRVQAWNQEFVAQSPMGRSYDRLAKQIDQAMKFMNTIGIPTDIPQINQTQIFTSHEALLLPYEEALTRIDSTTGDWYDCSAHMLWIGERTRQVDGAHVEFLKGVLNPIGVKIGPDHDIDNIKQLIEILNPENEPGRLTLITRMGCDNIEKKLPALLREIKKEGAHIVWNCDPMHANTFTSESGHKTRDFNDILKEITRFFEIHWAEGTIPGGVHLEMTGKNVTECVGGARNIVSEELHNRYDTTCDPRLNAEQSLEVAFQIADMIKH, from the coding sequence AAGTCACCAAGGATTTGGCTTTACTGCCGCCGCTGGTTTTTGCCGGGGAAATAAGAACGTTAAAAGACCTGCTGGCTAAAGCGTCAAAGGGAGAGGCGTTTCTGATTCAAGGTGGCGACTGTTCAGAAGATTTTTCCCAGGTTACGGCACCGACTATCAGGGAAACCATGAAAGTGTTGTTGCAGATGGCCGTTGTTATGGCCTATGCCGGTGGAAAGCCCGCCATAAAGGTGGGCCGGATTGCCGGGCAGTTTGCTAAACCCCGTTCGTCAGATACGGAAACTGTCGATGGTGTGGAGCTGCCATCTTATCGGGGAGACATGGTGAATAAAAATGAATTTTCAATCAAGGCGCGGACCCCGAATCCTAAATACATGCTTAAAGGCTATTATCTGGCTGCCTCCACCCTAAATCTGTTGCGGGCATTTACCCGGGGCGGGTACGCAGCACTTCACAGGGTTCAGGCCTGGAACCAGGAGTTTGTGGCGCAATCCCCCATGGGACGGTCTTATGATCGTCTAGCCAAACAGATTGACCAGGCCATGAAATTTATGAATACCATCGGAATTCCCACGGATATTCCCCAGATTAATCAAACCCAGATTTTTACATCCCATGAAGCCCTTTTGCTGCCTTACGAAGAGGCGTTGACCCGGATTGATTCCACCACTGGTGACTGGTATGATTGTTCGGCTCATATGCTTTGGATTGGCGAGAGAACCCGGCAGGTGGACGGTGCTCATGTTGAATTCCTAAAAGGTGTACTTAATCCGATAGGGGTAAAAATCGGCCCGGATCATGATATTGACAATATCAAGCAGCTCATTGAAATCCTGAACCCTGAAAACGAACCCGGAAGATTGACGCTGATTACCCGAATGGGATGCGACAATATCGAGAAAAAGCTGCCGGCCCTGCTTCGAGAAATCAAAAAAGAGGGGGCCCATATCGTGTGGAACTGCGATCCCATGCATGCCAATACCTTTACCTCGGAATCCGGACACAAGACCCGGGATTTTAATGATATTTTAAAGGAAATCACCCGTTTTTTTGAAATTCACTGGGCAGAAGGAACCATTCCGGGAGGCGTTCATCTTGAAATGACAGGCAAAAATGTAACCGAATGTGTTGGCGGTGCCAGAAATATTGTCAGCGAAGAGCTTCATAATCGATATGATACCACCTGTGACCCCAGGCTCAATGCGGAACAGAGCTTGGAAGTAGCGTTCCAGATCGCGGACATGATCAAGCATTAA